In a genomic window of Amorphus orientalis:
- a CDS encoding DUF1223 domain-containing protein, with protein MLGSRALLFAAVVLASGAGLLGAPGSARAEKPVIELFTSQGCSSCPPADKLVGKLAENGNVIALSYPVTLWDYLGWSDTLASRDNTERQFAYAQARGDGAVYTPQMVVNGREDVVGNDEAAVLREIALQKAHGEAPSIPVSMHRNGTVLEVRVGPGRDTKGRTATIWLGHVVPQVAVAISRGENTGREIVYHNVVRSLRAIGMWKGDEVAIDLPMSELNRDGDGACVVLVQIDAAGGPGPIVGAEMEVWARPNPSAQASR; from the coding sequence ATGCTCGGATCAAGAGCCTTGCTGTTCGCCGCCGTTGTCCTCGCCTCAGGCGCCGGGCTGCTTGGCGCTCCCGGCAGCGCACGGGCCGAAAAGCCGGTGATCGAGCTCTTCACCAGCCAGGGATGTTCGTCCTGTCCGCCGGCCGACAAGCTGGTGGGCAAGCTTGCGGAGAACGGCAACGTCATCGCGCTGTCCTACCCCGTGACGCTCTGGGACTATCTCGGCTGGAGCGACACGCTCGCGTCGCGGGACAACACCGAGCGCCAGTTCGCCTACGCACAGGCACGTGGCGACGGCGCCGTCTACACCCCGCAGATGGTCGTCAATGGCCGCGAGGACGTGGTCGGCAACGACGAGGCGGCGGTGCTGCGCGAGATCGCGCTTCAGAAGGCGCATGGCGAGGCTCCCTCTATTCCGGTCTCCATGCATCGCAACGGCACGGTGCTGGAAGTGCGGGTGGGGCCCGGCCGCGACACCAAAGGCCGCACCGCCACGATCTGGCTCGGCCATGTGGTGCCACAAGTCGCTGTTGCGATCTCCCGCGGCGAAAACACCGGCCGCGAGATCGTCTATCACAACGTGGTGCGGTCGCTGCGCGCCATCGGCATGTGGAAGGGCGACGAGGTCGCCATCGATCTGCCGATGAGCGAACTGAACCGCGATGGCGACGGGGCGTGCGTCGTGCTGGTCCAGATCGATGCTGCGGGCGGGCCTGGTCCGATCGTCGGCGCGGAGATGGAAGTCTGGGCCCGGCCGAACCCAAGCGCCCAGGCCTCGCGCTAA
- the ccmD gene encoding heme exporter protein CcmD: protein MMAVEHLGYIVGAYAVTIVLVAVLFGWIVVDGRRLKARLARLESRHGGRRSRGGETQ from the coding sequence ATGATGGCGGTCGAGCACCTGGGCTATATCGTCGGCGCCTATGCGGTCACGATCGTGCTGGTCGCGGTGCTGTTCGGCTGGATCGTCGTCGACGGGCGCCGGCTGAAGGCGCGTCTTGCCCGGCTGGAAAGCCGCCACGGCGGCCGCCGGAGCCGCGGGGGAGAGACCCAATGA
- the ccmB gene encoding heme exporter protein CcmB, with translation MSRALLALFRRDLRLSVKVGGGAPMGVLFFLVVVTLMPFSIGPDLPLLQRIGPAVLWIAALLATLLGLDRLFQADQEDGSLDLLVTAGHPLELVALVKGLAHWTATSLPLVVAAPFMGLLLNMQADAIAAVTLTLLAGTPALTLIGMIGAALTVSLRRGGVLIAILVLPLSVPTLVFGVGAVLGAVTDPAPFLSPFLVLCALSLVAGVIGPIAAAAALRAGEG, from the coding sequence ATGAGCCGCGCCCTTCTGGCCCTGTTCCGGCGCGATCTCCGGCTGTCCGTGAAGGTCGGCGGCGGGGCGCCGATGGGCGTGCTCTTCTTTCTTGTGGTCGTCACCCTGATGCCGTTTTCCATCGGGCCGGATCTTCCGCTCCTGCAGCGCATCGGACCGGCCGTCCTGTGGATCGCGGCGCTTCTGGCCACGCTGCTCGGACTGGACCGTCTGTTCCAGGCCGACCAGGAAGACGGCAGCCTCGATCTTCTGGTGACCGCCGGCCATCCGCTGGAGCTGGTCGCGCTGGTCAAGGGGCTCGCCCACTGGACCGCGACCAGCCTGCCGCTGGTCGTCGCAGCTCCCTTCATGGGGCTGCTCCTGAACATGCAGGCCGATGCCATCGCCGCCGTCACGCTGACGCTTCTGGCCGGAACGCCGGCGCTGACCCTGATCGGGATGATCGGCGCGGCGCTGACGGTCTCGCTCAGGCGCGGCGGGGTCCTGATCGCGATCCTGGTGCTGCCGCTCAGCGTGCCCACCCTGGTGTTCGGCGTCGGCGCCGTGCTCGGCGCGGTGACCGATCCGGCCCCCTTCCTGTCCCCCTTTCTCGTCCTATGTGCTCTGTCGCTGGTGGCCGGCGTGATCGGTCCGATCGCCGCGGCCGCGGCGCTGCGCGCGGGCGAGGGATGA
- the acnA gene encoding aconitate hydratase AcnA yields the protein MTESSLDSFKSRKDLQVGNRSYVYYSLPDAAKEGLDGTDRLPFSLKVLLENLLRYEDGRSVSADDIKAMKGWLDEKKSSREIAFRPTRVLMQDFTGVPAVVDLAAMRDAAKSLDTDPTKINPLVPVDLVIDHSVMVDAFGNAMAFETNVDREYERNNERYEFLKWGQGAFDNFRVVPPGTGICHQVNLEYLGQTVWSKKENGHEVAYPDSLVGTDSHTTMINGLSVLGWGVGGIEAEAAMLGQPISMLIPEVIGFKLTGTLNEGVTATDLVLTVTQMLRKKGVVGKFVEFYGPGLSSMSLEDRATIANMAPEYGATCGFFPVDDETLKYLKDTGRDPGRVELVEAYTKAQGLFRTDDTPDPVFTDTLALDLGDVVPSIAGPKRPQDRVALTDAKSAFESAMGSEWNKAGEMGKRAPVEGRDHDLGHGDVVIAAITSCTNTSNPSVMVAAGLLARNAVAKGMTVKPWVKTSLAPGSKVVTDYLAKANLQDDLDKLGFNLVGYGCTTCIGNSGPLPEEISKTIADADLVACSVLSGNRNFEGRVNPDVRANYLASPPLVVAYAIAGSLFVDLSKDALGEDANGNPVYLKDIWPSSKEVAELVRSAINESMFESRYGDVFKGDEHWQSIAVEGGSLTYSWDSKSTYVQNPPYFEGMTMTPDKVTDIENARVLGLFGDSITTDHISPAGSIKKDSPAGRYLTEHGVDVRDFNSYGSRRGNHEVMMRGTFANIRIKNQMVPGVEGGVTIHHPSGDQLAIYDAAMRYRDENVPLVIFAGKEYGTGSSRDWAAKGTRLLGVRAVIAESFERIHRSNLVGMGVLPLVFNKEGDTWESLGLKGDETVSISGLAGGIEPRAVLTAHITKADGETLEVPLLCRIDTADEMDYFENGGILHFVLRNLAEAA from the coding sequence GTGACCGAATCCTCGCTCGACAGCTTTAAATCCCGCAAAGACCTCCAGGTCGGAAACCGCAGCTACGTCTATTACAGCCTTCCCGACGCGGCGAAGGAAGGACTGGACGGAACGGACCGCCTGCCGTTCTCGCTGAAGGTGCTTCTGGAGAACCTCCTGCGCTACGAGGACGGACGCTCCGTCTCCGCCGACGACATCAAGGCGATGAAGGGCTGGCTCGACGAGAAGAAGTCCTCGCGCGAGATCGCGTTCCGTCCGACCCGCGTGCTGATGCAGGACTTCACCGGCGTTCCGGCCGTGGTCGACCTCGCCGCCATGCGCGACGCCGCCAAGTCCCTCGACACCGATCCGACCAAGATCAACCCGCTGGTGCCGGTCGATCTGGTCATCGACCACTCCGTCATGGTCGACGCCTTCGGCAACGCCATGGCGTTCGAGACCAACGTGGACCGGGAATACGAGCGCAACAACGAGCGCTACGAGTTCCTGAAGTGGGGTCAGGGCGCGTTCGACAACTTCCGCGTGGTCCCGCCCGGAACCGGCATCTGCCACCAGGTGAACCTGGAATATCTCGGCCAGACCGTCTGGTCGAAGAAGGAGAACGGTCACGAGGTCGCCTATCCCGACAGCCTCGTCGGCACCGATTCCCATACCACCATGATCAACGGCCTGTCGGTCCTGGGCTGGGGCGTCGGCGGTATCGAGGCCGAGGCGGCCATGCTCGGCCAGCCGATCTCCATGCTGATCCCGGAAGTGATCGGCTTCAAGCTGACCGGCACGCTCAACGAAGGCGTGACGGCCACCGACCTGGTGCTGACCGTCACCCAGATGCTCCGCAAGAAGGGCGTGGTCGGCAAGTTCGTCGAGTTCTACGGCCCGGGCCTGTCGTCCATGAGCCTGGAAGACCGTGCGACGATCGCCAACATGGCTCCGGAATACGGCGCGACCTGCGGCTTCTTCCCGGTGGACGACGAGACCCTCAAATACCTCAAGGACACCGGCCGCGATCCGGGCCGCGTGGAGCTGGTCGAGGCCTACACCAAGGCCCAGGGCCTGTTCCGCACCGACGACACCCCGGATCCGGTGTTCACCGACACCCTCGCGCTCGACCTGGGCGACGTGGTGCCGTCCATCGCCGGTCCGAAGCGGCCGCAGGACCGCGTCGCGCTGACCGACGCGAAGTCGGCCTTCGAGAGCGCGATGGGCTCCGAGTGGAACAAGGCCGGCGAAATGGGCAAGCGTGCGCCGGTCGAGGGCCGCGACCATGATCTCGGCCACGGCGACGTTGTGATCGCGGCGATCACCTCGTGCACCAACACCTCCAACCCGAGCGTGATGGTGGCTGCCGGCCTCCTCGCCCGCAACGCCGTCGCCAAGGGCATGACCGTGAAGCCCTGGGTGAAGACGTCGCTCGCGCCGGGTTCCAAGGTGGTGACCGACTATCTCGCCAAGGCCAACCTGCAGGACGATCTCGACAAGCTCGGCTTCAACCTGGTCGGCTACGGCTGCACCACCTGCATCGGCAACTCCGGCCCGCTGCCGGAAGAGATCTCCAAGACGATCGCCGACGCCGATCTGGTGGCCTGCTCGGTGCTGTCCGGCAACCGGAACTTCGAGGGCCGCGTCAATCCGGACGTGCGGGCGAACTATCTCGCCTCCCCGCCGCTGGTCGTCGCCTACGCCATCGCCGGCTCGCTGTTCGTCGACCTCAGCAAGGACGCGCTGGGCGAGGACGCGAACGGCAATCCGGTCTACCTCAAGGACATCTGGCCGTCCTCCAAGGAAGTGGCCGAGCTGGTTCGCAGCGCCATCAACGAGAGCATGTTCGAAAGCCGCTACGGCGACGTATTCAAGGGTGACGAGCACTGGCAGTCGATCGCGGTCGAAGGCGGATCGCTCACCTACTCGTGGGACTCCAAGTCGACCTACGTGCAGAACCCGCCCTATTTCGAGGGCATGACGATGACCCCGGACAAGGTCACCGACATCGAGAACGCCCGCGTCCTCGGCCTGTTCGGCGATTCCATCACCACCGACCACATCTCGCCGGCCGGTTCGATCAAGAAGGATTCGCCGGCGGGCCGCTATCTGACCGAGCACGGCGTCGACGTCCGCGACTTCAACTCCTACGGCTCGCGGCGCGGCAACCACGAAGTCATGATGCGCGGCACCTTCGCCAACATCCGCATCAAGAACCAGATGGTGCCGGGCGTGGAAGGCGGCGTGACGATCCATCACCCGTCGGGCGATCAGCTCGCCATCTACGACGCCGCCATGCGCTACCGCGACGAGAACGTGCCGCTGGTAATCTTCGCCGGCAAGGAATACGGCACCGGCTCGTCCCGTGACTGGGCGGCCAAGGGCACCCGGCTTCTCGGCGTGCGCGCGGTGATCGCGGAATCCTTCGAGCGCATCCACCGCTCCAACCTGGTCGGCATGGGCGTGCTGCCGCTGGTGTTCAACAAGGAAGGCGACACCTGGGAAAGCCTCGGCCTGAAGGGCGACGAGACGGTCTCGATCTCCGGCCTGGCCGGCGGCATCGAGCCGCGCGCGGTCCTCACCGCCCACATCACCAAGGCCGACGGCGAGACCCTCGAGGTGCCGCTCTTGTGCCGGATCGATACGGCGGACGAGATGGACTACTTCGAGAACGGCGGCATCCTGCACTTCGTGCTGCGGAACCTGGCTGAAGCCGCGTAA
- the ccmA gene encoding heme ABC exporter ATP-binding protein CcmA, translating into MPTISKSAETNWTIDALAVRDLAVDRGGRRVFEGLSLDVPAGAGVAVTGPNGSGKSTLLRALAGLLKPTEGSVAFAGADPEAPMASHVHYVGHLDAVKTQESVQQNMAFWATWLGTPLDLDGIEAALEPLDLAHLVDLPASVLSAGQKRRLSLSRLLAAPRPVWLLDEPTGALDAASERRFCAMIERHLDAGGLVVAATHLPLDVDRLAPFAIAEAAP; encoded by the coding sequence ATGCCGACCATTTCCAAGTCAGCCGAAACCAACTGGACAATCGATGCTCTCGCGGTTCGCGATCTCGCCGTCGATCGCGGCGGCCGGCGGGTCTTCGAGGGGCTGTCGCTGGACGTTCCCGCCGGCGCCGGGGTGGCGGTGACCGGCCCGAACGGCTCCGGCAAGTCGACGCTGCTTCGCGCCCTTGCCGGGCTCCTGAAGCCGACGGAAGGCAGCGTGGCGTTCGCCGGCGCCGATCCGGAAGCGCCGATGGCGAGCCACGTGCACTATGTCGGCCATCTCGATGCGGTGAAGACCCAGGAGAGCGTTCAGCAGAACATGGCGTTCTGGGCAACCTGGCTCGGCACGCCTCTGGACCTCGACGGGATCGAAGCGGCGCTCGAGCCGCTCGATCTGGCTCATCTGGTCGATCTTCCCGCTTCCGTGCTCTCCGCCGGGCAGAAGAGGCGTTTGTCCCTGTCGCGGCTTCTTGCCGCGCCGCGGCCGGTCTGGCTTCTGGACGAACCGACCGGCGCGCTCGACGCCGCGTCCGAACGACGCTTCTGCGCCATGATCGAGCGCCACCTCGATGCCGGCGGACTGGTCGTCGCGGCGACCCACCTGCCGCTGGACGTCGACCGGCTCGCCCCGTTCGCGATTGCCGAGGCCGCGCCATGA
- the queG gene encoding tRNA epoxyqueuosine(34) reductase QueG — protein sequence MDTLTQPVAETDRSDTDGRLAAFVKERAGALGFDAVGIMAAEALSATAGERLDRFLALGRHGEMGWLEEKAGWRRHPNALWPDARSVIMVGLNYGPDSDPLAQLERRDRATISVYARNRDYHDIIKGRLKTLAGQLVARGGGDVKVFVDTAPVMEKPLAEAAGIGWQGKHTNLVSRELGSWLFLGAVFSTLRLEPDAAEDDHCGSCRRCLDVCPTDAFPAPYQLDARRCISYLTIEHAGAIPRGLRAKMGNRIYGCDDCLAVCPWNKFAAEAREAKLASRDDLRDPPLAELVALDDAAFRQRFSGSPIKRIGRARFVRNVLVAIGNSDDPGLTPCAEARLDDHEPLVRAAAAWAVSRLASRDKVAAICASYAPLETHPIPMEEWEAVRAELDP from the coding sequence ATGGATACGCTGACACAGCCAGTTGCCGAGACGGACCGGTCCGACACCGATGGTCGGCTTGCGGCCTTCGTGAAGGAGCGCGCCGGCGCCCTCGGCTTCGACGCCGTCGGGATTATGGCCGCGGAGGCGCTTTCGGCGACCGCAGGAGAGCGCCTGGACCGCTTTCTGGCACTCGGCCGCCACGGCGAGATGGGCTGGCTGGAGGAGAAGGCCGGCTGGCGGCGCCATCCGAACGCGCTCTGGCCGGATGCCCGGTCGGTCATCATGGTGGGGCTCAACTACGGGCCCGACAGCGATCCGCTGGCACAGCTTGAGCGCCGCGACCGGGCTACGATTTCCGTCTATGCGCGCAACCGCGACTATCACGACATCATCAAGGGCCGGCTGAAGACGCTCGCGGGCCAGCTCGTGGCGCGGGGCGGCGGCGACGTGAAGGTGTTCGTGGACACGGCCCCGGTGATGGAAAAGCCGCTTGCCGAGGCGGCGGGGATCGGCTGGCAGGGCAAGCATACCAATCTGGTGTCGCGGGAGCTGGGCTCCTGGCTGTTTCTGGGAGCCGTGTTCTCGACGCTGCGATTGGAGCCCGACGCAGCCGAAGACGATCATTGCGGATCCTGCCGCCGGTGTCTGGACGTCTGCCCCACCGACGCGTTTCCGGCGCCCTATCAGCTCGATGCGCGGCGCTGCATTTCCTATCTCACCATCGAACACGCCGGCGCGATCCCGCGCGGGCTGCGCGCGAAGATGGGCAACCGGATCTATGGCTGCGACGACTGCCTGGCCGTGTGTCCGTGGAACAAGTTCGCCGCCGAGGCACGCGAGGCGAAGCTTGCGAGCCGCGACGATCTGCGCGATCCGCCGCTGGCCGAGCTGGTCGCGCTGGACGACGCCGCCTTCCGGCAGCGCTTCTCCGGCTCGCCGATCAAGCGGATCGGCCGCGCCCGGTTCGTTCGCAACGTGCTGGTTGCGATCGGCAATTCCGACGATCCGGGCCTCACCCCTTGCGCCGAGGCGCGTCTTGACGATCATGAGCCTCTGGTGAGGGCGGCGGCGGCATGGGCCGTGTCCCGGCTTGCGTCGCGCGACAAAGTCGCCGCAATCTGTGCATCTTATGCACCCTTAGAAACCCACCCGATCCCGATGGAAGAATGGGAGGCCGTTCGTGCTGAGCTCGACCCCTGA
- a CDS encoding SDR family oxidoreductase: MLSSTPESDTDLESAREAPARRLVCLGLGYSANALVELLDTRKVDITGTTRSPEKADAMHKRGIRTILFDGERESPALADAIRHATHLLVSAAPTENGDPFLWHHERDIVHAEGLKWIGYLSSVGVYGNHDGAVVDERSVCQPQSERSMWRLAAETAWMSLGHRTHVPVSLLRLAGIYGPGRNALKQIADGRARRIIKPGQVFNRIHVDDIARTIERSMDRPASRIYNVVDNKPSPPQDVIEFAAELMGAELPPAIDFDEADLSPMARTFYGEVKVVSNRRLHDELGVRLEYPTYREGLRALWDSGRWKG; the protein is encoded by the coding sequence GTGCTGAGCTCGACCCCTGAGTCAGACACCGACCTCGAATCCGCCCGCGAAGCACCGGCCCGGCGTCTCGTCTGTCTCGGCCTCGGCTACAGCGCGAACGCGCTGGTCGAACTGCTGGACACGCGCAAGGTCGACATCACCGGCACGACGCGAAGCCCGGAAAAGGCCGACGCGATGCACAAGCGCGGCATCCGCACGATCCTGTTCGACGGAGAACGGGAATCGCCGGCGCTGGCCGACGCCATCCGTCACGCGACGCATCTTCTCGTTTCCGCCGCGCCGACGGAGAACGGCGATCCGTTCCTGTGGCATCACGAGCGCGACATCGTCCATGCCGAGGGCCTGAAATGGATCGGCTACCTGTCGAGTGTGGGCGTCTACGGCAACCATGACGGCGCCGTGGTCGACGAGCGCTCCGTCTGTCAGCCGCAATCGGAGCGCTCCATGTGGCGGCTCGCCGCCGAAACGGCGTGGATGTCGCTTGGGCATCGCACGCATGTGCCGGTGAGTCTGCTGCGGCTTGCCGGGATCTACGGCCCCGGCCGCAACGCGCTCAAGCAGATCGCCGACGGCCGCGCGCGCCGCATCATCAAGCCGGGCCAGGTGTTCAACCGGATCCACGTCGACGACATCGCCCGCACGATCGAACGGTCGATGGATCGTCCCGCCTCGCGGATCTACAACGTCGTCGACAACAAGCCGTCGCCGCCCCAGGACGTGATCGAATTCGCGGCGGAGCTGATGGGGGCGGAGCTGCCACCGGCCATCGATTTCGACGAGGCGGACCTGTCGCCGATGGCGCGCACCTTCTACGGCGAGGTCAAGGTCGTCTCGAACCGGCGCCTCCATGACGAGCTCGGTGTCCGTCTCGAATATCCGACATATCGCGAGGGGCTTCGGGCCCTCTGGGACTCTGGGCGGTGGAAAGGCTGA
- a CDS encoding NUDIX hydrolase, with translation MSSNDTEPDFQLRVPEGDDRERAVCRQCGFVAYENPKIVAGSVVRVGEKILLCRRAIEPRRGFWTIPAGYLELNESPEEAAVREAREEACADIRLGGLLSVYTIHRLSQVQLIYRSVLSGGFAAGDESLEVALFSWSEIPWNDIAFPSVVWALTHDREVVEAGGIMPFANPDGATADLKSFVERNT, from the coding sequence ATGAGCAGCAACGACACCGAACCCGATTTCCAGCTTCGTGTTCCCGAAGGCGACGACCGGGAACGGGCCGTGTGCCGGCAGTGCGGGTTCGTCGCCTACGAGAATCCCAAGATCGTGGCCGGCTCGGTGGTTCGGGTCGGCGAAAAGATCCTCCTGTGCCGGCGCGCCATCGAGCCGCGGCGCGGTTTCTGGACGATCCCCGCCGGCTATCTGGAGCTGAACGAATCGCCCGAGGAAGCGGCCGTGCGCGAGGCCCGGGAAGAGGCCTGTGCCGACATCCGTCTTGGCGGCCTCCTGTCCGTCTACACCATTCACAGGCTGTCCCAGGTCCAGCTGATCTACCGCTCGGTGCTCTCCGGCGGCTTCGCTGCCGGCGACGAGAGCCTCGAGGTGGCGCTGTTTTCCTGGTCGGAGATTCCCTGGAACGACATCGCCTTTCCCTCGGTTGTCTGGGCGCTCACCCACGACCGCGAGGTCGTGGAAGCCGGCGGCATCATGCCTTTCGCCAATCCCGACGGCGCCACCGCCGATCTCAAGTCCTTCGTCGAGCGCAACACGTGA
- a CDS encoding DsbE family thiol:disulfide interchange protein, with protein MTARHDPDSPATEASDAPQTPRRSRLIWVLLIPLALFVVLSGVFLMQLLSGKDPSAIPSALIGKPAPATDLPAVAGLTTDGADIPGLDPAMLQGKASVVNVFASWCAPCRVEHPLLMELKQRGEVQMVGINYKDEPENARRFLGTFGNPYDIVGADETGRAAIEWGVYGVPETFVVGPDGTIRYKFVGPLTEEAFSGPFGAALDKARDEAS; from the coding sequence ATGACGGCGCGGCACGATCCCGACAGTCCGGCAACCGAGGCATCCGACGCTCCGCAGACGCCCCGCCGCTCGCGGCTGATCTGGGTGCTGCTGATCCCGCTGGCGCTGTTCGTGGTGCTGTCCGGCGTGTTCCTGATGCAGCTCCTGTCCGGCAAGGACCCGTCCGCGATCCCGTCCGCCCTGATCGGCAAGCCCGCGCCGGCCACCGATCTGCCGGCGGTGGCCGGCCTGACGACCGACGGTGCAGATATTCCCGGGCTTGATCCGGCGATGCTTCAGGGCAAGGCGAGCGTGGTCAACGTGTTCGCGTCGTGGTGCGCCCCCTGCCGGGTCGAGCATCCGCTGCTGATGGAACTCAAGCAGCGCGGCGAGGTGCAGATGGTCGGCATCAACTACAAGGACGAGCCGGAAAACGCCCGCCGCTTCCTCGGCACCTTCGGCAATCCTTACGACATCGTCGGCGCCGACGAGACCGGGCGCGCCGCCATCGAATGGGGCGTCTACGGCGTGCCGGAGACCTTCGTCGTCGGGCCGGACGGCACGATCCGCTACAAGTTCGTCGGCCCGCTGACGGAGGAGGCGTTCTCCGGTCCGTTCGGCGCGGCGCTCGACAAGGCCCGCGACGAGGCCTCCTGA
- a CDS encoding DUF924 family protein produces MSQTAPSADAFDLLAFWWDAGPAAWFSGGQDFDSACARFRSLRDRAARGDLDHWAETPHGALALLLLLDQLPRNLFRDQAEAFATDGKALDVAEAAIAKGFDRAYPMPARNFFYLPFMHSEELAVQERSLDLYRTVGDQDVYFYALVHYDAIRRFGRFPHRNPCLGRTTTEAERAYLDSGGFSA; encoded by the coding sequence ATGAGCCAGACCGCGCCATCCGCCGACGCTTTCGATCTTCTCGCCTTCTGGTGGGATGCCGGTCCCGCCGCCTGGTTCAGTGGCGGTCAGGACTTCGATTCCGCCTGTGCCCGGTTCAGGTCGCTGCGGGACAGGGCGGCACGGGGCGACCTCGACCACTGGGCCGAGACGCCGCACGGGGCTTTGGCCCTCCTGCTCCTTCTGGATCAGCTGCCGCGCAATCTCTTCCGGGACCAGGCCGAAGCTTTCGCCACCGACGGCAAGGCCCTTGACGTGGCCGAAGCCGCCATCGCGAAAGGGTTCGACCGCGCCTACCCGATGCCGGCGCGGAACTTCTTCTATCTTCCGTTCATGCACTCGGAAGAGCTGGCCGTTCAGGAGCGCTCCCTCGACCTCTACCGGACCGTCGGCGACCAGGACGTCTATTTTTATGCGCTGGTCCACTACGATGCGATCCGCCGGTTCGGCCGGTTCCCGCACCGCAATCCCTGCCTCGGCCGCACCACGACGGAGGCCGAACGCGCCTATCTGGACAGCGGCGGCTTCTCCGCCTGA
- a CDS encoding glutathione S-transferase family protein, with the protein MFTLYHHPFCPTSRFVRMALAEYDTKVELVTEHVWQNREAFLRLNPAGEVPVVIENDGPPLCGANVIMEYLEDTRGYAAGKRRMMPDNPDARAEVRRLCEWFLSKFHAEVSDPYVRERIYKVEMPAGAGGGAPDSASLRTARQNMRHHLRYLGHLVSKRDWIAGDAISFADLAAATAVSVVDYLGEVPWNEDDAARSWYARMKSRPSFRPILAEIARGVRPAHHYADLDF; encoded by the coding sequence ATGTTCACCCTTTATCACCATCCTTTCTGTCCGACCTCCCGTTTCGTCCGCATGGCTCTGGCGGAATACGACACCAAGGTCGAACTCGTCACCGAGCATGTCTGGCAGAACCGGGAGGCGTTCTTGCGCCTGAACCCGGCTGGCGAGGTTCCGGTCGTGATCGAGAACGACGGGCCGCCTTTGTGCGGTGCGAACGTGATCATGGAATATCTCGAGGATACCCGCGGCTATGCCGCCGGAAAGCGGCGCATGATGCCGGACAATCCCGACGCCCGGGCCGAGGTCCGCAGGCTGTGCGAGTGGTTCCTGTCGAAATTCCATGCCGAAGTCTCCGACCCTTATGTCCGCGAGCGGATCTACAAGGTGGAGATGCCGGCCGGGGCCGGTGGTGGAGCGCCGGATTCCGCGTCTCTGAGGACGGCGCGCCAGAACATGCGCCACCATCTGCGCTATCTCGGTCACCTCGTCTCCAAGCGCGACTGGATCGCGGGCGACGCGATTTCGTTCGCGGATCTGGCTGCAGCGACGGCGGTCTCGGTGGTGGACTATCTCGGCGAGGTCCCCTGGAACGAGGATGACGCGGCGCGGTCCTGGTACGCCCGGATGAAGTCGCGGCCGTCCTTCCGACCGATCCTGGCCGAGATCGCCCGCGGTGTGCGGCCGGCCCATCATTACGCCGACCTCGATTTCTAG
- a CDS encoding heme ABC transporter permease, with translation MANVSAPSQSTLQSLANPTRFVSLADRLLPWLAALTVALMAAGLYLGFFVAPADYQQGETVRIMFVHVPAAWVGMFVYVVMASAALGSLVWKHPLADVTARAAAPVGAVFTLICLVTGSLWGRPMWGAWWVWDARLTSMLVLLLMYLGLIALWHTIEDPIRAGRVAAILILVGVINIPIIKFSVDWWYTLHQPASVFRFDGPTIHISMLIPLLLMGAAFMSLVAVMILMSMKNEILRRRIRAISIRAAYEGRKERA, from the coding sequence TTGGCCAACGTGTCCGCCCCCTCCCAGTCGACGCTGCAATCGCTCGCCAACCCGACGCGGTTCGTGTCGCTTGCCGACCGGCTCCTGCCCTGGCTTGCGGCGCTGACGGTCGCGCTGATGGCGGCCGGGCTCTACCTGGGCTTCTTCGTCGCGCCCGCGGACTACCAGCAGGGCGAGACGGTGCGCATCATGTTTGTCCACGTGCCGGCCGCCTGGGTCGGCATGTTCGTCTACGTGGTGATGGCCTCGGCAGCGCTCGGAAGTCTCGTCTGGAAGCATCCGCTGGCCGATGTCACCGCACGGGCGGCCGCTCCGGTGGGCGCCGTCTTCACGCTGATCTGTCTCGTCACCGGCTCGCTCTGGGGCCGCCCGATGTGGGGCGCCTGGTGGGTCTGGGACGCGCGGCTGACGTCGATGCTGGTCCTGCTCCTGATGTATCTCGGGCTGATCGCGCTCTGGCACACGATCGAGGATCCGATTAGGGCCGGCCGCGTGGCCGCGATCCTGATCCTGGTCGGGGTCATCAACATTCCGATCATCAAGTTCTCCGTCGACTGGTGGTACACGCTGCACCAGCCGGCGAGCGTCTTCCGCTTCGACGGCCCGACGATTCACATCTCCATGCTGATCCCGCTGCTTCTCATGGGCGCGGCGTTCATGAGCCTAGTCGCGGTGATGATCCTGATGTCCATGAAGAACGAGATCCTGCGCCGGCGCATCCGGGCGATCTCCATCCGCGCGGCCTACGAGGGCCGGAAGGAGCGCGCATGA